Sequence from the Gracilinanus agilis isolate LMUSP501 chromosome 6, AgileGrace, whole genome shotgun sequence genome:
aattcaaaaggaagatctgggttcaactccctcctttccctcccacccccaccccacacataCTCACTCTTACTAGGTCTACAACTTTGGGAACATCACTGAAGCTCACAGTCTCAGtgtcatcatttgtaaaataacaaGGTTGGCATTTCCATAGCCTTTCAGGTATCTTCCtacactaaatctatgattctttgtgaACTCGTTCTATGACTCATCGTTTGTCCTATATCTtcaattctttgtttcctttattaAAGGTCTCTTAATATGGGGCtcatacaattattttaaaagtattttggaaggggaaaggatgtacttgtacaataatatttatagctgttttttttttctggtggcaaaaaattggaaattaaagggatgtccattaattgaggaatggctgaacaaattgtggtatatgatggagatggaatactattgtgctataaggagtgatgatctggaggatttcagaaagagctggaaagacctacatggactgatgcagagtgaaataagcagatccagaagaacactgcacacagtaacagcaatattgtggaatgatcaactgtgataaacTTAGTTATTATTAGCAATACTCAGAATTCAGAtaaattctgaggaacttatgactaAGGCTAACCCCCTCCAgagaaaactgttggagtcagaatgcagatgaaaacatatgatttttcaattgtttatttgggtttacaatttggggttttggttttatactaTTACTCACaaaaaatgaacactatggaaatgttttgcatgaaaatacctATGTAACCCAGATGGAATCCCCTGCCAGTACCagcagggggaagggaagggaaggaagagagggagataaaatggatcatataacttaggaaaacttgtgtggaaatttgttattatatataattggcataaatatatgtattgctTTTGTGCATTGCATGTATTATACGtgtattttggtaaatatttcagTAAAGGAAAGTTAAGTGGTGTcagattttaaactttattatatagCAGTAATTATccaaactatctggtactggctaagaaatagaaaaatagatcagtgGGACAGAATAGACTTACAATAGCTGTAGAAGATAGTAgcaaccttgtgtttgacaaaagtaaaaatccaAGAATAATCCTCTATGTTTTATGTACATCTAAAAAACCACATTATTCAGAGAAGAGATGCATGGATTTCACTGAATTGCTGAGGGGATCCTAGCTCTACTGGACCCTTTCCTTTGGTTAATATTGTAAGGTCTTCCTTTCCCAAAATAAAGCATTTTCCCCTTGACCTTTGCACCCCCTCAGGCATTCTcattatttcctcttctcttgaaTTCACAGGTCATTGGTTCCACTGGTTCCACCCCTCTACTTACCCTCCAGCCCTGACTGGCTACAGCTAGGCAgccctctgcctctctcccctctcttctcctccagcCCTTTACCTGCTGCGCAgccctctgctctcctctcctctcctctcctcttctccagttctttaccaTCTACACAAACAGTTTACACACACCGTCTACACaacccccttccttctctctcttctcttcctgaggCCAGCTTCCACCTCACAGACCCGCACGGACATGGCGGAAACGAACAACTTTGCTCCCTTCTTCGCCGTGATGGGTTCCGCAGCGGCCATGGTTTTCACCTCTCTTGGTGCAGCTTATGGCACAGCGAAAAGTAGCACTGGTATCGCAGCCATGTCAGTCATGCGACCCGAGCTGATCATGAAGTCAATCATTCCCGTCGTCATGGCTGGGATCATAGCTATCTATGGCCTGGTGGTGGCTGTCCTCATAGCCAACACTCTGTCGCCGACCATCACCCTGTTCAAGAGCTTCCTTCACATGGGAGCAGGCTTCAGCGTGGGCTTAAGTGGGATGGCAGCCGGCTTTGCTATTGGCATCGTAGGTGACGCTGGTGTTCGAGGGATAGCGCAGCAGCCCCGATTATTCGTGGGGATGATCCTGATCCTCATCTTTGCCGAAGTGCTTGGCCTCTACGGCCTCATTGTGGCCCTTATTCTCTCTACAAAGTAGTCCCTCTTCGCTTCTTCCCTGCTATCTGGTACCGGGCGGACCTCCCCCCTCCAACGGCTGCTTCCTCGGGCCACTACTGAGTATGACGTAAAGACCTGGCTTGAACCATCCCTTCCTTCCCAATTTGCTCCAGAACAAATGGTCTGACACTTGGGGCGGTCATCCAGGCTGGAGCTGTGCTTCTAAATAACGCAATACTTAGTGACTCTTCTGTGGGTGGGTGTCACTGACCTTGGATTGGGTGGCCCCCGAATTGGGCCCAGCAGAATCCCGGTTTGCCATTAGTACTGTGTATGAATAGGAATTAGAATGGTTATTTTTCTCAGTCCTGCATGTTTGTATATAAGGATTTGACATGttgataatatttatgaagtaagAATGCTCAATTTCTCATGTTGTATATTGATCTAAAATAgaagtttatttattatttatttttatattttatatatatatatactatttatataataaaatataagattattTATAAGATTATTGCAAAAAGTAAAGACCCTTTTAAGGGTGagtagatgaacagacttgtatctaaagggatttttttttttttatgtaatgTAAATTTGCCTGTGGATATGAGTTAAGGGAGGGAGTGAGACTATGCCAGTGGAGTGGAGGGTTCAGCATATAAATCAATGCCTATGGGATTAAATTGTGCATTATTCCCCAGCATACATTAattagtattagtaatcataGATTGGCAACTTTCTATAGAAAATTAGTGAAAGATAGTTGCCCTTCAGAAGGGAGATATCTCTCcttatggagagaagagaaattccccctccccaagtcgctatatatattatatataattatacatctttaattcactcttttctaatgtggccaaccccacctccaccccttaTCCCTCCTTCTTTTCATTCCCATAGACCAATGTTAGTGTCCCACTTCCCATGGGAAATGTCttaaaacttacaattataaTCTTAACTCCGTGTCCTAAATGTTTCAGCATGAAAGTTCTTGGCCATGTCTAAATTGTGACTCAGCTTAGAAACTGCAAACTTAAGGAATGTTCTCAGGAGTTTGAGGGCTCTGGGAAACTGAAGGAGGGtaggacaagataaagaaaatataacagGCAGAGACATTGTATTACACACAGGTGGTGGGCAACAAGAAGAGAAGTGTgttaaattcttataaattttgaaTTCATGTGAACATCTTTGAACACTTGCTCTGGGTAGACCACTCAGGGCAGTGATCCCCATCTTCTCCCCTTCCTAATAAAGTCTGTGTTTTCTAAGCAAACATCTATCTAAGCCTcttgtctgctcattagagtgattttggGGGGTGCAAGCTCCCCCGAAATTCCACTCCACACAAATGAAACATCGGAGTGGGAGACACAATCACAGCCTGTCTCTTTAAATAGTTCTCCCACAAAGTGACTAAAGGACATCATCATGATGAGATCcagtgatttttttgtttgtttgttgatgTCCTTATCCTGTCATCCTCCCTGTGACATTTGACACAGTGGACCATACTTTCAACTTTGCAACACTATAACCTACTAGCTTCTCCTCAGTTCAATGACCTTTAGGCGGTCACTTTATAACTGGTTCCACCAAGTTTCATCTGAATCAAACAAATTACAGTGCTCTGACAAAGGCCTCTACTTCTTAAAAGGTCTTAAAAACTATTCTGCCTTTCCAACAAATGCCCATAATTCCTCACCAAAGCATTCACTACATTAAAAGAGTTTTTATGAAGGGAGTAAtgtaaaattctctatttttcctCTGACCTTCAGACGTACCTCACCAATTACCTGAGCATTTCACTTGAATTTCCAGGAAGcctttcaaattcaatatgtcccaAGCTAAAGCTtcatttttccccaaaatcttcTCTCCCATCAAACTTCCTATTGTGCTAAGGGTAACTTGATCCTTCTCAACATCTTTCATTACTCTGTATACCTCACTTGCCATCGCTTCAGACATATAAAACAGTTGGAAGATTTTGCCATTTTCACCATCACATTTCTAGCATCCCACCCCTTCCACTTACACTGTTATCTTACCTCAGGCTCTCATCATCTGCTTACCTGGATTGCTAAAATAGTCTCTTAtcaattcccttatctgtaaaacaggaataataacacctaccttccaagattgttgtgaagataaaatgagatcatatttataaattactctgcaaaccttaaaaaggTTCTATTGTGgtgcctttcctttcttcccatatTCTCTGTGACCTTGTTATAACTGCACAATTAGTTTATAGTTATAATCCTACTGTACTTCTTGTCTACTGTCTTCCTTGgattcctttaaatctcaactaaaatcccatcttttataggaaacctttcacatctcttaattctagtatcttctctctgttaattatgtcatatttatcccatatatagcttatttgtttttatttgtatgttgttACTTCCATTAGATTGTCAGCTACTTgcaggcagggactattttttgtttctattttttattttttggcctcCTTTTGCATCTCtaacacttggcacagtgcctaaaatgtggtaggcacttattaaaattatattaattgattCACTGATTGATTCCACACCTTTGGTCAGACTATCATCTCTGCCTGTCATATTCTGCTTCTTGATCTTTGCCTCTTGGATATTGGTTAACAAGCTCTCTTCAAGACTCAACTTAAGTATCACATTCTTCTAAAGTAATTTCCTTATTACCAAAACCCCTCTTATGAATGGATTCCctccaaaatattatttattttgtgcatattctgtatttacttatctatgagTATAGTGTATTCTAGCAAAGTGTAAGTAAGTTTTTAGTAAAAATTGTCTCTTTTGCCTTTAAATTTCAAGTACCCAGCACAGAACCTGGCATccattaaatgcttgttgatttagtGCTAAGAATCCAAGAGGTCATCAGTATCTGATTTGAGACTGGAACAGAGACTACTAACACTAAGACCAGTGCTCATTCCACATCATGTTGGCTCTCATTTCAACACACTtccttcaaaaaaaagaaaagataaattgaTATGCATAGACTATTTCTTAGAAAGTTTTTAAAGTTACATGGTAGGAGCAGAAATCTCAAAGTGTAATTCCTCTAAATAATATTGTATAgtgatttctctctccctctgagtAATGCACTTTTGCCAAAGGAGCTCATGAAAATAATGCTAGACTCTTTGTCTATAAATCTTGGGAAAAACCAGCAATCTAGATTCAAGAAGggatatgattttaatggaattctCTCTTTTACTCTCTCCCTTTCTAGTGAAAGTTCCCAAGTAtccccttccttcatttaaaTAAGATTGTATTTTACTTTTGAAGCAGCTCAGTGGTATTTTATTTGTGTGCTTCCCTTGGTAACATAACTctgacattattttttaaaatttaaataaaatgaaataaatcaaagacctagaaaacaaaggaaaaatataaaagtgTGTGAAGCAAGTTTTTCAGTGGTTATCCACAAACAAATAATATTCTTGCTTAATCTGATGAAACCTGAGCTAAATGTGCATTCCCCAAAGTATATTCCCTGTGTACCTAGAAAAGGAGATATTTACATTCTGTGAAAGATTTGTGACTTcatttatatagacatatattgtGACCCACTATTCCTTAGTAGGCAGTCTTTAAGTAAGGCTCTCCAAATACTTATTATCCAACaatgaaaactaaaaatataGTGCTAGTTCTTGTTTGATGGATACACAATCCATCACAAAACCTAATCTCATTTTATCAGCTTGTTAGGACCTGGTCTAGTTTGCATTTGAAGTAGTCTTTAGTGGTCATAGGTCATTGTTCTTCATACTCAAAAAGGACCCGGTCCAAAATGGCATTAATATGTCAGGGTCAATGTATAGCATGTCTGACTATGATTGATCAGAACAATACAAAAAAGGAAGATTTCATCATAGATTGATAACAAATAGTTTATGGAAGCATTTGCAGTAGAGATGTTTCTAAATTTGCTCaactcatgtttcttttgagttacTGCAATTCTGTTTTGCTCATAGAGAATACACCTTCCTTGGTATAGGCATGCCATTCTGGATGATCCTGTGCCAATATTTCCCATGTCTCACAACTCaaccttgtgtgagttctccatgAAATAGTTTTTGATGCAAGTATTTGTTTGTCATTCAAACAAAGTGGCCAGCTCAACAGAGTTTGCTTCATGTTATAGTCTGAATGATTGGTTGTTCAGCTCAAGAAAGAACTTCAGTGTCAAGAAGTTTATCCtaccaggtgatcttcagaatcttcctataACAATTGAAATGGAAGTGGCTTGATTTTCTGTCTTGGCACTGGTATACTGTCCATGGTTCACAGGCATATAACAGTGAATCTCTGTAGACTTTCAGTATGGTAGGCAGCCTAATACCTCTTCTTTCTTACACATTTTTTCAGAGCCTCCCAAATATTAAACTAGCTCTGGCATTGCATGTATCAACCTTATCATCTATGTGGATGCCCCTAAAATGTTTACTTCCAAGACAAGTGATCTTATCCACAACAATCAAAATTTATCCATTTATTGTAGCCAACGGTTCCAGTGTGGAGCTGACTGGTGGAGAAACTGTTTTCATATTGTTAATTGTCAagccaaaattagcacaagtggCAGAGAAATGGTCAACATCAGAGGCTGCATTGAGGGCACAATCACCTGTGTACAGAAAGTTGAGCACCAATTCTTCTTCCACTTTAGTCTTGGCTTGTAGcatttttaagttaaataatttgtcatcAATGTAGCAGCTGGCCTTGATACTATTTTTGTCCTCACTGAAGGTATTTTATAATATCATGAAAATATCATGTTAAAAAGGATGGGAGCAACCCTGCTTCACTCTTCTGGTTATTGGGAAAATCAAGAGCATCATCTATTATTCAGGAACCATGCAAGTATGCTGTCATGAAAGTACATTAATGTTGAACTTCTCTAGGCAACCCAATTTTGCCATGATTTCCAGAGACTCTCATGATGTACATTATTAAAGTCATTGGGCAGATCAGTGAACATTGGATACAGACATCTGTTCTGCTCCTGGATTATCTCCTGCAATTGTTGGGCAGCAAACATATTGATTGTCAGCCCTTTCTGAAGGCACACTTTCAGGTCCATGTCTATCTTCCAGGTGAGTTATCAGCCTATTAAGGAGGACTCTGGCAACACTCTTTCTAGGAATGACTAAGAGAGACTCCCCCAAATCTCTCTCTGACTGTGATTGTCAGAGGAAAACATATTTCGTTTTTACTTATAGAGATGGACAATTGATGTATCTTTGATCGTCTTGGGGATAATCTCCTCTTGCCATATAACCCAGAAGATTCAGTTAGCTTTTGCATGAGCACTGGATGCCTTGCCTTGTAAATCTCTGCTGGAatggaatcaataccaagtgtTTTGCCACAGGAGATGGTTAAAGATGTTCAAAACCTCTTCTTCAGTTGGAAGTTTGACTACAGATGAATTGACTTCAATCTGAGATATCCAGTCAGAGGCTTCAGCACTGGTTGATGATGGTCTAGTGAGAGCACTATGGAAGTTTGCAGCCTATCTTTTCAAAATCGTGTCTTTATCCCTGATCGATGTGACTCCATCTGTTCTGAGATGTCAAGATACACCGTATGTCTTTGACCCATAAATAGCCATTAGGGCATTATAAATTTGGATTGTTACTTTCAGTGAACAAAAGATATCTGTGTTCTCCCACCATTATGAATTTGTCTTCTCCCTGTCCTCCACCCCCTGGTATGTGGTAATATGTTCTTTTGCTATATTTACTATTGGTATAGTTTCTTGCTTTCAGATCTCAGAGCAGACATCAGCttcattttgaatttcttttagtaATTCTCTGTTCCTAACTAAAAGTGATCTCTGTAGAGTTTTCTATGCCTTTCATTTGACCTCTCCCATATTCTTATTATTTTGTAACTTATATCTGAGTTCTCTATATTAGGTCTTATCACACTACTAGATTGCAATTTTTTGCAGAGCAAGGTTGgtgcctctcattttttttaatcttctctctCCCATAGTTCTTGGCCATCACTCATTGTGCTTAGtgactgcttaataaatgtatgttgaaagtataagagaatatatagatgaaacatacattttgagaatgttaaatattttagaagGGGTGAAGCATATTGGCATGAACATTTTGGTATCAACAAAGGATAtatgaattagagaaagagacTGGATAAGGATAAAAACATTTTCCTATGAAGAATCTGGAGAGTTTGAGAAAACTATTAATTGATGAAGTTCAAAGACCCTCAGAAGTGGTCATTAGAAAACATGGAAATGGGAAACAATAGCTAAGAGGAATACATTGAGAAATTGGAGACAAAGGAAGAGATACTTTATATagaggaaatgaatagaatctttgttgttgttatcatgtcttggcaaagatagagaaatagtttgccatttccttctacagtatgcccccattttacagatcaggaactgGGGCAAATAAAGACTAAGTgttttgcctaaagtcacagaaTTGGtaatctgaggctgtatttgaattcagatcttcctgattctagctcCAATGCACTGTTTAAGCAGTTGTTCAAAGAAAATTTAGGTTCTGACAAAATCACAAAGTGAGTCAGATGTGTATGGGTAGAGCATGGACTGAATGATTCCTCAGGGAAATGTTAGTGatcagttttattttgtatatattggcacatatatgatgatcaactgtgaataacttaactattattaaaaaGACAAGTAtcaggacagctccaagggatTCAGGAAGAAAAAAGGCAATCCATTGCCATAAAAAGAATAGACAGAGTTTGAATACAGATccaaacataccattcttcactttatttcctctgtgaaattttctctactgtaaacaatatatgttttgtttcacaacatggcaaacagggaaatatgtattatattataatatacttaCAAACTATATCTTATGACCTGCctttttggggagggaggaggagacagaaggaagaataaaaaatgagatttAGGGACATaactgagatttttttctcttggataagcatatttattataatttattacatatttgtaacaaaaataaaaccacttaCACATTCACACATACCAGTACACTAATATTTTGGTCATGAGAATTAGGCTTGTATAATTAACATATAAACATTTATCCCAGtttctcatattttcattcatatatgAAGTATTGAACTCATTCATTTACAAAAAACAGTTGTCAGTTTTCCTCACTCCTTACAATTCCCTGTCATTAAAATCACTTGCCACTTTCTGAGTTTCAGAAATACAAGGAAAATAGATGCTGAATAGCAGCAGTCTGTTTAGTTCTTCCTACCATATAATTAACTTCACCACTTTCcagtttctttcatttcctttataatttaaaacaaagtTTATAAAATAACTCACCACGGATTATATTTGCAACCTCATGGAATTTGGTGGTAGTCCTGGATTTCCTTAGATGTTGTAATCACTTTTCTAATATTGATAAGCCAAAAGGATCTTCTATCCTTTCGCACCTGTGAAATCTTCCATTTGATGGAGCCTTCTAATCATTTAAGCTTTTTGCTTTGGCAATGGAATGGACCCTAATCATAGCATATTCATTTCTTCAATTCATTCCTAGTAGAGTATTTCTAGGAGGAATGGGTTAACAAAGGCTTGGGATCCAAGGGGATAAAGAATTCTAATGTATGCTTATTCATGGTTGAGAATGTTAGGATATGATTTGCTTCAAACTCTACATTTAGAATCACAATctgagaattggaagagaccagATAGATTATGCAATCTGAGTCAAACATAAATAGTAATACTCACTTCAATAATTAGGGacaaataaatgttcatttgctTTTCCCTCCAAGACCTCCAGTGACTGTAGAATCATTCCTTCTGGAGGAAGTCCCCTAAACTTTAGGACAGTTCTAGCTTTTAAGTAGTTTATTCTttacattaaactaaaagctGACTTTCCAAAGTGTCTATTCATTGTTCCTAGTTCAATCTTCTAGGCCAAGCAGAACAGGTTTAATCATTCTCCCCCATGACAAAGCTTAACtacctaaatcttctcttttccaggctaaacatttcATTCAAATGTGCCTCATGTGGTATGATTCCCAAGCCTTTCATTGCCCTGGTTGTCTGTCTCTGGAAAAGCATAATTTGTTACTACCCTTCTTATAATGTGTGGTCTCTTCTGAGTGAGGCTACTTGCCAAATAGGAACAAAAAAGTCCCTATTTTCTCCAGACTATTTGTTCATTGCCCAGAAACATGCCCCTAAGCAGCCCTGGGATCTACCTAATAAAGGCCAATCAATCAATGCCTGAGAATCacgaagggaattttttttttgctagttaTAAAGATGATCACCACAATGTGTACCATGCAATTTACTCTTAATAGCTGTACagtatatacaatttatataatgtatatattcacTGAACATGGGATTAGGAATGACCTGGGGCAAAAATCTGTCtctaaaatttaaacaaaatatctGTTTCCTGATCAATGATGGAGTGAGGCTTAGTAGAGAGAGTATTATacttagaattaggaaaacctgagatCCAATTCTATTTAGATTTTAAATAGCATGAATAAACATTAAAATTTGTGTAGGATTTATGAGACAAAAGAGGTAATCAGACCCTTTTGTTGTCTACTTTCCTGAATGTTTAAGCAGGAAATACTCTTGAAATTGGGGACTTTGTGATAACCAGTAACCCAAAAAAATGAGAGTTGTCCATACATAAAATTCATATGTCTTATCAAAGTTTTATTAAAGaccattacaaatttattttaaaatatttaatattctttgaaaaattgaattctaaattctctctctctagtACTTCCCTTACCCATTGAGAAGCCAAGCAATATAATATTAATTGTatgtgtgaaatcatgcaaaaacacatttccatattagttgtgtcataaaaaagcaagaaaatagagaaagtgagaatttgcactcagagttctcCAGTTCTTTTCTGGAGgggaatggcatttttcatcatgaatcaaagaatatgaatagtcaattctcagataaagaaattaaaactacagtcatatgaaaaagtgttccaaatcactattaataatagaaatgcaaattaaaaccacctcacacctatcagactggctaatatgacaaaaacaaaggaaaatgataaatattagagaggacgtggaaaaattgggatactgata
This genomic interval carries:
- the LOC123251903 gene encoding V-type proton ATPase 16 kDa proteolipid subunit-like, translating into MAETNNFAPFFAVMGSAAAMVFTSLGAAYGTAKSSTGIAAMSVMRPELIMKSIIPVVMAGIIAIYGLVVAVLIANTLSPTITLFKSFLHMGAGFSVGLSGMAAGFAIGIVGDAGVRGIAQQPRLFVGMILILIFAEVLGLYGLIVALILSTK